One genomic segment of Erythrobacter sp. THAF29 includes these proteins:
- the cheB gene encoding chemotaxis-specific protein-glutamate methyltransferase CheB — protein MNAPGNPKGRSLKPTESATRANAVRVMIVDDSLTVRTIFKRMVESDQALAVSDTASSAERAIAQLRNTPADVILLDLEMPGMGGLEALPEILETAAGAQVLVVSSLTDDGAEATMAALSMGAADTMLKPRPGGFNEDYRAQLLGKIKALGGATSDSRGAGGPDPAPKPALHTIRPEVLAIGASTGGIHALNLMLRRITPEFDAPILVTQHLPSSFVPVFARQLEVASARRTVIAEDGTEIRRGEIAVATGHGHMTVRRIADRLIAKVSSEPARSGCLPSVDPMLASLATTFESRVLAVILSGMGRDGLEGARAVCEAGGTIYAQDAETSAVWGMPGAVAKAGLANLVAAPEELADAIMSHAAATVQR, from the coding sequence GTGAATGCGCCAGGCAATCCCAAAGGGCGTTCACTGAAGCCCACTGAATCCGCCACCCGCGCCAATGCCGTGCGGGTGATGATCGTCGACGATTCTCTAACCGTCCGCACGATCTTCAAGCGCATGGTCGAAAGCGACCAGGCCCTTGCCGTCTCCGACACCGCGAGCAGCGCTGAGCGCGCCATAGCGCAGCTCAGGAACACGCCCGCCGATGTCATCCTGCTCGACCTCGAAATGCCGGGGATGGGGGGGCTGGAGGCGCTTCCCGAAATCCTCGAAACCGCTGCGGGCGCGCAAGTGCTCGTGGTTTCATCGCTTACCGATGACGGGGCAGAGGCCACGATGGCCGCACTTTCGATGGGGGCGGCAGATACCATGCTCAAGCCGCGCCCCGGCGGCTTTAACGAAGACTATCGCGCGCAGTTGCTCGGCAAGATCAAGGCGCTCGGCGGTGCGACCAGCGACAGCAGGGGTGCAGGTGGCCCGGACCCGGCGCCAAAACCTGCCCTGCACACCATTCGCCCTGAGGTTCTGGCGATCGGCGCATCGACCGGGGGCATTCACGCGCTCAATCTGATGCTTCGCCGGATCACGCCCGAATTCGACGCGCCGATCCTCGTGACACAGCATCTACCCTCCAGCTTCGTGCCCGTGTTCGCCCGTCAGCTCGAGGTTGCGAGCGCCCGCCGCACCGTCATCGCCGAAGACGGCACCGAAATCCGCCGCGGCGAAATCGCGGTCGCGACCGGCCACGGCCACATGACTGTGCGCCGCATTGCGGACCGGCTAATCGCCAAGGTATCGAGCGAGCCCGCGCGCAGCGGTTGTCTCCCCTCTGTAGACCCGATGCTTGCCAGCCTCGCGACGACATTCGAAAGCCGTGTCCTGGCCGTGATTCTTTCCGGCATGGGCCGGGATGGGCTCGAAGGCGCGCGCGCCGTCTGCGAAGCGGGCGGCACGATCTATGCGCAGGATGCGGAAACGAGCGCCGTCTGGGGTATGCCGGGCGCAGTCGCGAAAGCAGGCCTTGCGAACCTCGTCGCCGCCCCGGAAGAGCTAGCCGATGCCATCATGTCGCATGCTGCTGCAACGGTTCAACGGTGA
- a CDS encoding class II aldolase/adducin family protein codes for MATQLKPQIECSKEEWQARLDLAACYRIFDHLGWGESIYNHISLKVPGEEDTFLINPFGLLYDEVTASNLVKIDVEGNNVGPSQYMVNKAGFTQHAYFHKHLGERAQAICHVHTTATMAVCSHEDGLMPTNFYACNFQDQIGYHDFEGVTVRPEEGERLVENLGDHSILMLRNHGPVVMDKTIQGMFVKMWALQRACEIQVATVGMGKPKVVPQEVVDVHQRDLAVMTSQGGAGVFDFEAWKRRIDKIDNSWRS; via the coding sequence ATGGCGACGCAGCTCAAACCCCAGATCGAATGCAGCAAGGAAGAATGGCAGGCGCGGCTCGACCTCGCGGCGTGCTATCGCATCTTCGATCACCTCGGTTGGGGGGAATCGATCTACAACCACATCTCGCTGAAAGTGCCGGGCGAGGAAGACACCTTCCTCATCAACCCGTTCGGCCTGCTCTATGACGAGGTGACCGCATCGAACCTCGTGAAGATCGATGTCGAGGGCAACAATGTAGGCCCGTCGCAATACATGGTGAACAAGGCGGGCTTCACCCAGCACGCATACTTTCACAAACATCTCGGCGAGCGCGCGCAGGCGATCTGCCATGTGCATACGACCGCGACAATGGCGGTGTGCAGCCACGAAGACGGCCTGATGCCGACCAATTTCTACGCCTGCAATTTCCAGGACCAGATCGGCTATCACGACTTCGAGGGCGTCACCGTGCGTCCCGAAGAAGGTGAACGACTGGTCGAAAACCTCGGCGACCATTCGATCCTGATGCTGCGCAACCACGGACCCGTGGTGATGGACAAGACTATCCAGGGCATGTTCGTGAAGATGTGGGCGCTGCAACGCGCTTGCGAAATCCAGGTCGCAACCGTCGGCATGGGCAAGCCCAAGGTTGTCCCGCAGGAAGTCGTCGACGTGCACCAACGCGATCTTGCGGTGATGACCAGTCAGGGCGGCGCCGGCGTGTTCGATTTCGAGGCGTGGAAGCGCCGGATCGACAAGATCGACAACAGCTGGCGCAGCTGA
- a CDS encoding ArsC/Spx/MgsR family protein, protein MKATIWHNPKCGTSRKTLAILENLSKVDVTVIEYLKEPPSREKLAQLFEDAGMTPNEGLRLRGTDAEERGLPDADADAVLDAMVADPILINRPLVETEKGVALCRPQDEVLKLL, encoded by the coding sequence ATGAAAGCAACCATCTGGCACAATCCGAAATGCGGCACGTCGCGCAAAACCTTGGCCATCTTGGAGAACCTGTCGAAGGTCGACGTGACCGTGATCGAATATCTCAAGGAGCCACCGAGCCGCGAGAAACTCGCTCAGCTTTTCGAAGATGCCGGGATGACGCCGAACGAGGGCTTGCGTCTGCGCGGGACGGATGCCGAGGAGCGTGGCCTGCCGGATGCCGATGCCGACGCGGTGCTCGACGCGATGGTTGCCGACCCGATCCTGATCAACCGCCCGCTGGTCGAAACCGAAAAGGGAGTCGCGCTCTGCCGGCCCCAGGACGAAGTTCTGAAGCTGCTCTGA
- a CDS encoding response regulator, protein MKTCLIVDDSRVIRRVSRHILETLGFEVEEAENGQEGLDACDARMPDVVLLDWNMPVMTGIEFIIQLRRRPGGDKPKVVFCTTENDVAHIREAIQAGADEYVMKPFDHETLQIKLQLVGFA, encoded by the coding sequence ATGAAAACGTGTCTGATTGTCGATGATTCCCGGGTAATCCGCAGGGTTTCAAGACATATCCTCGAAACGCTCGGATTCGAGGTCGAAGAAGCCGAAAACGGGCAGGAAGGGCTCGACGCATGCGATGCCCGCATGCCCGATGTCGTCTTGCTCGACTGGAACATGCCGGTGATGACCGGGATCGAATTCATCATCCAGCTGCGCAGGCGGCCCGGCGGCGACAAGCCCAAGGTCGTTTTCTGCACCACCGAAAACGACGTTGCGCACATACGCGAGGCGATCCAGGCGGGCGCTGACGAGTATGTGATGAAGCCGTTCGACCACGAAACGCTTCAGATCAAACTGCAGCTGGTCGGCTTCGCGTGA
- a CDS encoding (2Fe-2S)-binding protein → MPRMTVNNRPVEFDLDPEMPLLYALREAANLTGTKSCGGGDCVGACMVLVDGTALRSCRITIAEAEGRFITTIEGLARDRSHPVQQALVAEQAIQCGYCTPGIVMAAAGLLSRNRAPSREEIEGAITNLCRCGVYPRLVRAIERAGRVMQRGESISAAPAPGISAEDAALSVPALRRTRTQAGE, encoded by the coding sequence ATGCCGCGCATGACGGTCAACAATCGCCCGGTCGAGTTCGACCTCGATCCCGAGATGCCGCTGCTTTACGCGCTGCGCGAGGCGGCGAACCTCACCGGCACGAAGAGCTGCGGCGGGGGCGATTGCGTCGGCGCATGCATGGTGCTGGTCGATGGCACCGCGCTACGATCGTGCCGTATCACTATCGCCGAGGCCGAGGGTCGATTCATCACTACGATCGAAGGGCTCGCGCGCGATCGCTCTCACCCTGTGCAGCAGGCGCTTGTCGCGGAGCAAGCGATCCAGTGCGGCTATTGCACGCCGGGCATCGTGATGGCGGCGGCCGGGTTGCTCTCGCGCAACCGCGCGCCGAGCAGGGAGGAGATCGAGGGCGCGATCACCAATCTGTGCCGCTGCGGTGTCTACCCCCGGCTGGTGCGCGCGATAGAGCGCGCGGGTCGCGTGATGCAGCGCGGCGAAAGCATCAGCGCCGCTCCCGCACCGGGGATCAGCGCCGAGGATGCCGCGCTGAGCGTGCCCGCACTCCGTCGCACCCGGACCCAAGCCGGCGAATAG
- a CDS encoding chemotaxis protein CheA produces the protein MDDLLADFVAETREMLEASEGEIIAWEADPSDRARIDTIFRFVHTVKGNCGFFDFPRLAGLSHAAEDALAECRAGRREADSALVSAVLAIIDRIVQMVDAIEAGDDFPEGGDEALIAALQGECEASGETEPAPVIEATRTGVDGDDAKPASPTVQRSIRLPVDLLDRVMSGVSDMVLARNDLGHRLRQAGNQPTIDGPFERLTAILTDVRDAITRMRMQRIETLFAAFPRLVRDLSAELGKQVMVDIEGGDVELDREMVEMVRDPLTHIIRNAIDHGIEAPSDRLKDGKREIGLLSIAARQAGNTISIVVSDDGRGLDEKRIAAKAASTGLISEAQAKEMGREKILQLIFEPGFSTAESVSNVSGRGVGLDVVRDNLEKVGGSIKVSSQPGVGTLFTLQIPLTLSIIAGLTVEVGEQCFAIPQSFVEEIVHSSAKALDFTRVGETALITFRGNRVPCLMLSEVLGLPKGDLAEGDHTMVLLRLASGDVFALAVDRIHNHGDLVVKPLAPAVMKAGVYAGSTLLDDGQPVLLLDVTNIASAYDLVSDARMRVKQAAAEADEKADREAVHAMLFTRFDGRRCAVRLKLVKRIETASADAIDLSGRVPRAVIDNEILPLIGLPEGQLPAAKVRLLRLSDGESELLHAVRDVDDAVDLAGKLKPVSDDPLIEAVTLVEDKTVSLIDAHEIFAQFGESPEAVARPTCRIPDSDWARTILAPLVESAGYEVVETSGEPDGDGSEVVIMLEEEYEAAAALEIPLSDRIIRLRSLPQGAPGEDTIYRYDREALVNALRDARKPSGAAA, from the coding sequence ATGGACGACCTGCTGGCGGATTTCGTCGCAGAAACACGCGAAATGCTCGAGGCGAGCGAGGGCGAGATCATCGCCTGGGAAGCCGATCCGAGCGACCGCGCCCGCATCGACACGATTTTCCGCTTCGTCCACACGGTAAAGGGCAATTGCGGCTTCTTCGATTTCCCCCGGCTCGCAGGGCTCAGCCACGCAGCCGAAGATGCGCTCGCCGAATGCCGCGCGGGTCGGCGCGAAGCCGATAGCGCACTGGTTTCCGCCGTGCTCGCGATCATCGACCGGATCGTCCAAATGGTCGATGCGATCGAGGCGGGAGACGATTTTCCCGAAGGCGGCGACGAAGCGCTGATCGCGGCGCTGCAAGGTGAATGCGAGGCATCGGGCGAAACCGAGCCTGCGCCCGTGATCGAGGCCACCCGAACGGGTGTGGATGGCGACGATGCCAAACCCGCATCGCCCACCGTCCAGCGCAGCATCCGACTTCCGGTAGACCTGCTCGACCGCGTGATGAGCGGTGTTTCCGACATGGTCCTCGCCCGCAACGATCTCGGCCATCGCCTGCGCCAGGCGGGCAACCAGCCGACCATCGACGGACCGTTCGAACGTCTTACTGCTATCCTCACCGATGTGCGCGACGCGATTACGCGGATGCGGATGCAGCGGATCGAAACTCTCTTTGCTGCTTTCCCGCGACTTGTGCGCGATCTTTCCGCAGAACTCGGCAAGCAGGTGATGGTCGATATCGAAGGCGGCGATGTCGAACTCGACCGCGAAATGGTCGAGATGGTGCGCGACCCGCTCACCCACATCATCCGCAACGCCATCGACCACGGTATCGAGGCGCCATCGGACCGCCTGAAAGACGGCAAGCGAGAGATCGGCCTGCTGTCGATTGCCGCACGCCAGGCGGGCAATACGATCTCGATCGTCGTCAGCGACGACGGGCGCGGCCTCGATGAAAAGCGCATCGCCGCAAAGGCTGCCAGCACCGGGCTGATCAGTGAAGCGCAGGCGAAGGAAATGGGCCGCGAGAAAATCCTTCAGCTGATTTTCGAACCGGGTTTTTCGACCGCCGAAAGCGTCAGCAACGTATCGGGACGCGGCGTCGGTCTCGACGTTGTGCGAGACAATCTCGAAAAGGTGGGCGGCAGCATCAAGGTGTCGAGCCAGCCGGGCGTCGGCACGCTCTTCACTCTCCAGATCCCACTGACGTTGAGCATTATCGCCGGTCTCACGGTCGAGGTCGGAGAACAGTGTTTCGCCATCCCGCAAAGCTTCGTCGAAGAAATCGTCCATTCTTCGGCCAAGGCGCTCGATTTCACGCGTGTTGGCGAAACCGCGCTCATTACCTTCCGCGGCAACCGGGTGCCCTGCCTGATGTTGAGCGAGGTGCTCGGACTGCCCAAAGGCGACCTTGCAGAGGGTGATCACACGATGGTTCTGCTACGGCTTGCAAGCGGCGACGTGTTCGCGCTCGCAGTCGACCGGATCCACAATCACGGCGATCTGGTCGTCAAACCGCTCGCACCTGCCGTGATGAAGGCAGGCGTCTATGCCGGATCGACCCTGCTGGATGATGGCCAGCCGGTACTGCTGCTCGACGTGACAAACATTGCCAGCGCCTACGATCTTGTCTCCGACGCGCGGATGCGAGTGAAGCAGGCGGCGGCAGAGGCGGACGAAAAGGCAGATCGCGAGGCGGTCCACGCCATGCTTTTCACCCGTTTCGACGGTCGCCGCTGCGCCGTACGCCTCAAGCTCGTCAAGCGGATCGAAACCGCCTCTGCCGATGCGATCGACCTGTCAGGCCGCGTACCGCGCGCAGTGATCGACAACGAAATCCTGCCCCTGATCGGGCTTCCCGAAGGACAGCTTCCTGCTGCCAAGGTCCGCCTGCTGCGACTTAGCGACGGCGAGAGCGAATTGCTCCACGCGGTGCGCGACGTAGACGATGCAGTCGATCTCGCTGGCAAGCTCAAGCCTGTTTCAGACGATCCGCTGATCGAGGCGGTCACGCTAGTTGAAGACAAGACCGTGTCGCTAATCGACGCACACGAAATCTTCGCGCAGTTCGGTGAATCTCCCGAAGCGGTCGCCAGGCCGACTTGCCGCATTCCGGACAGCGACTGGGCGCGCACCATCCTGGCCCCGCTGGTCGAGTCCGCCGGTTATGAGGTGGTCGAAACCTCCGGCGAGCCGGACGGCGATGGAAGCGAAGTCGTGATCATGCTCGAAGAGGAATACGAAGCCGCAGCGGCCCTCGAAATCCCGCTGTCCGACCGGATCATCCGCCTGCGCAGCCTGCCGCAAGGAGCGCCGGGGGAAGACACGATCTACCGCTATGATCGCGAGGCGCTGGTCAACGCCTTGCGCGACGCTCGCAAGCCTTCGGGAGCAGCCGCATGA
- a CDS encoding protein-glutamate O-methyltransferase CheR produces the protein MDSSPASYQIIADLLEARTGQHLTESRRWRVPTALSGVFREHGISNVDQLVCLLDLPMRTPGKPDLSQQVVEALLNNETYFFRDRPTFEQLPADILPDLAERRADTKRLSIWCAGCSTGQEVHSIAMMIADARERWRDWTIEILGTDVSHRAINAARNGVYSQFEVQRGLGVAQMLQHFEETSQGWQVKGETLKHSRFQQHNVLDLPPSHQRFDLILCRNVLLYFDLDTRKRAFARLASALADDGYLMLGAGETVVGQTTDFAPVAKRASIYQNVRQAERQNVFAA, from the coding sequence ATGGATTCGAGCCCAGCCTCATACCAGATTATCGCCGACCTCCTTGAGGCGCGAACCGGCCAGCATCTTACAGAAAGCCGCCGCTGGCGTGTGCCGACCGCGCTGTCGGGCGTATTTCGCGAACACGGCATCAGCAATGTCGACCAGCTGGTCTGCCTGCTCGACCTGCCGATGCGCACGCCTGGCAAGCCCGACCTCTCGCAACAGGTGGTCGAAGCGCTGCTCAACAACGAAACGTATTTTTTCCGCGACCGCCCAACCTTCGAACAGCTGCCGGCGGATATCCTGCCCGATCTCGCCGAGCGCCGTGCGGACACCAAGCGTCTCTCAATCTGGTGCGCCGGATGCTCGACCGGGCAAGAAGTGCATTCGATCGCAATGATGATCGCGGATGCGCGCGAGCGTTGGCGGGACTGGACGATCGAAATCCTCGGGACCGACGTGTCACACCGCGCGATCAATGCCGCGCGCAACGGGGTCTACAGCCAGTTCGAGGTCCAGCGCGGCCTCGGCGTTGCGCAGATGCTCCAGCATTTCGAGGAGACGAGCCAGGGCTGGCAGGTAAAAGGCGAAACGCTGAAACATTCGCGCTTCCAGCAGCATAACGTGCTCGATCTTCCACCTTCGCACCAACGGTTCGACCTGATCTTGTGCCGCAACGTATTGCTCTATTTCGATCTCGATACCCGCAAACGCGCCTTTGCACGGCTAGCAAGCGCGCTCGCCGATGACGGATACCTGATGCTGGGTGCAGGCGAGACAGTCGTCGGGCAGACGACCGATTTCGCTCCGGTGGCGAAGCGGGCGAGCATCTACCAGAATGTCCGGCAGGCGGAGCGGCAAAACGTCTTCGCCGCATGA
- a CDS encoding MATE family efflux transporter: MSDAETAPKNSSAKLVRGGIPGHLVGQTTPAIIGVAAIMSIGLVDAYFIGQLGADALAAISFIFPISVALTSLGVGVMVGINSVVARALGEGDDGKAARRANFGVVFAVLCGLAMGLTLFALLDPLFRLMQAPDNLLPLIRTYMQPFSLGFPLILAIMGFNGVLRGQGEARKTSYVSITYAAANWILDPILITGAFGFEGFGIIGAAYATIIGWGFGAIMAMMLVRSTPIPLNPALLKECSLVDPAKAILKVAGPAAFSNAINPIGLSILTALIASAGQDAVAGFGAAGRLQSFATVPLLALSGAIGSIVGQNWGAKEYGRARKAALYAGVFCVLWGLGTAIILFAFGEWFADLFTEEPGVIEEFAKYLEIAAWGYAGFGLLIVANGILNAIDKAKYALLQSVARVFLVMLPVAWMLQGSWGSTAIYTAELAANIFGAVSGAALIWYVLYKRAPR, translated from the coding sequence ATGAGCGACGCTGAAACCGCACCCAAGAACAGTTCGGCCAAGCTGGTGCGGGGCGGCATTCCCGGACACCTCGTCGGCCAGACGACGCCGGCGATCATCGGCGTCGCTGCGATCATGTCGATCGGGCTCGTCGATGCCTATTTCATCGGCCAGCTCGGGGCGGACGCACTGGCGGCGATATCCTTTATCTTCCCCATCTCGGTCGCCCTCACATCGCTCGGCGTCGGCGTGATGGTTGGCATCAATTCGGTGGTCGCTCGCGCGCTGGGCGAGGGGGACGACGGCAAGGCTGCACGGCGGGCCAATTTTGGCGTGGTGTTCGCCGTGCTGTGCGGGCTCGCAATGGGTCTGACCTTGTTTGCCCTGCTCGATCCGCTGTTCCGGCTGATGCAGGCGCCAGACAATCTGCTGCCTTTGATCCGCACATATATGCAGCCCTTCTCGCTCGGTTTCCCTCTGATCCTTGCGATCATGGGCTTCAACGGTGTGCTGCGCGGACAGGGGGAGGCGCGCAAGACGAGTTATGTCAGCATCACCTACGCCGCGGCCAACTGGATTCTCGATCCGATCCTGATCACCGGGGCCTTCGGATTCGAAGGATTCGGGATCATCGGCGCGGCCTATGCAACGATTATCGGCTGGGGGTTCGGCGCCATCATGGCGATGATGCTGGTTCGCAGCACGCCCATTCCGCTCAATCCGGCATTGCTCAAGGAGTGCAGCCTTGTCGACCCGGCCAAGGCGATCCTGAAGGTTGCGGGGCCCGCCGCTTTTTCGAACGCGATCAATCCCATCGGCCTCTCCATCCTCACCGCCCTTATTGCAAGCGCCGGGCAGGATGCGGTCGCCGGCTTTGGCGCAGCCGGGCGTTTGCAAAGCTTCGCCACCGTCCCATTGCTGGCCCTTTCCGGCGCAATCGGCTCGATCGTCGGGCAAAACTGGGGCGCGAAGGAATACGGGCGGGCCCGCAAGGCCGCGCTCTATGCGGGTGTGTTCTGCGTCTTGTGGGGCCTAGGTACGGCGATCATCCTGTTCGCGTTTGGCGAATGGTTCGCCGACCTGTTCACCGAAGAGCCGGGTGTGATCGAGGAATTCGCCAAATATCTCGAGATTGCCGCATGGGGCTATGCCGGGTTCGGCCTGCTGATCGTTGCCAATGGCATCCTCAACGCGATCGACAAGGCGAAATACGCACTGCTTCAGTCGGTTGCACGCGTGTTTCTCGTAATGCTGCCGGTCGCGTGGATGTTGCAGGGTTCGTGGGGCAGTACGGCTATCTACACCGCAGAACTTGCCGCCAACATCTTCGGCGCGGTGAGCGGCGCGGCGTTGATATGGTATGTCCTTTACAAACGCGCTCCCAGATAG
- a CDS encoding chemotaxis protein CheW: MNELMVLAQIAGRRCALHAHDVQSVIELGKVTPVPRTPGFIAGITALRSQALTVIDCRLALGLDTAEWPTDERAAVVHVGGHSYALMIDAIEDITTSLDEPGQITGGFGPEWSRVATGMIETSSGPALLIDLTALISGPGEVAEAA, translated from the coding sequence ATGAACGAGCTAATGGTTCTCGCCCAGATCGCCGGGCGGCGCTGCGCGCTCCACGCGCACGACGTGCAATCGGTGATCGAGCTGGGCAAGGTGACGCCCGTCCCGCGCACACCCGGTTTCATTGCCGGTATCACGGCGCTGCGCAGTCAGGCTCTCACGGTGATAGACTGCCGCCTCGCATTGGGCCTCGACACAGCGGAATGGCCGACCGATGAGCGCGCCGCAGTGGTGCATGTCGGCGGTCATTCCTACGCGCTTATGATCGACGCGATCGAGGATATAACGACCAGCCTCGACGAACCGGGCCAGATAACCGGTGGCTTCGGCCCCGAGTGGAGCCGCGTTGCCACTGGCATGATCGAGACGTCGAGCGGCCCTGCGCTATTGATCGACCTTACCGCCCTGATTTCCGGCCCTGGCGAAGTTGCCGAGGCCGCTTAA
- a CDS encoding TonB-dependent siderophore receptor — MILKFSRASLMLGCAALAFPAAAENAPDDASATIPPSAKTGVETTDDVVDYGDRNIEVRGDVLYSNQINAVKTPTPIIDVPQSVTITTQEEITERGFTSIGQIVDYTPGVNTSQGEGHRDAIVFRGVRSTADFFIDGMRDDVQYYRGLYNLEQVEILRGPNALLFGRGGTGGILNRVTKKGVIGENFTGGQVAVDTFGEFSVQGDINLAAGDTVAFRLNAAYENLNNHRDFYDGERIGVNPTLRAELGESTLLDLSYEYANHDRFIDRGIPTGTDGRPVEAFQDIVFADPEENFTELEAHLVRASLQHEFSENVKGVFSAFYGDYDKVYSNVYASGYDQANTPDVVTLDGYIDTTQRQNLILTGNIISEFDTGSVEHTLLVGGEYIATSSDQDRFNAFWNTTQDDNEIFSVQRPLNLRGNVGVNALGQQTINDYTADLNDFTQVEIDVLSLYIQDEIELTDWLNVVIGGRFDSFDIEVLNVPANELRTRKDEEFSPRGGIIIKPQENISIYASYSESFLPRSGEQFANINGANNALDPDTFTNLEAGLKWDFREKLSLTAAIFEIEQSSPQPNDNDPATLDVIDSNIQGFELQLQGEVMPGWQVSAGYSFLDGEQVSRTGPTGLRPRELPENLFSLWNQIELTDRVGIGLGLTHQDESFIDNGNNAVLPAYTRVDAAAYFDVTDNLRLQVNVENVTDTLYFPNAHATHQASVGAPLNARIALTGRF, encoded by the coding sequence ATGATTCTGAAATTCTCTCGTGCTTCGCTCATGCTTGGATGCGCCGCTCTAGCCTTTCCTGCGGCGGCGGAAAATGCCCCCGATGACGCTTCGGCAACCATTCCGCCGAGCGCCAAGACCGGCGTGGAAACTACGGATGACGTCGTCGACTATGGTGACCGCAACATCGAGGTGCGCGGCGATGTGCTCTATTCCAACCAGATCAATGCGGTGAAGACACCGACGCCGATCATCGACGTGCCGCAATCGGTCACGATCACGACACAGGAAGAGATCACGGAACGCGGCTTCACCAGCATCGGTCAGATCGTCGACTACACTCCTGGCGTAAACACCTCACAGGGTGAAGGGCACCGCGACGCGATCGTGTTTCGCGGCGTGCGTTCAACTGCCGATTTCTTTATCGACGGCATGCGCGACGACGTTCAATACTATCGCGGGCTCTACAATCTCGAACAGGTCGAAATCCTGCGCGGCCCCAATGCGCTGCTTTTCGGGCGCGGCGGCACCGGCGGCATCCTCAACCGCGTCACCAAGAAAGGCGTGATCGGCGAAAACTTCACCGGCGGCCAGGTCGCGGTGGACACGTTTGGCGAGTTCAGCGTGCAGGGCGACATCAACCTAGCCGCTGGCGACACCGTCGCGTTCCGCCTCAATGCGGCCTATGAGAACCTCAACAACCATCGCGATTTCTACGATGGCGAGCGGATCGGCGTGAACCCGACCCTGCGCGCGGAGCTCGGCGAGAGCACGCTGCTCGACCTTTCCTACGAATACGCGAACCATGATCGCTTTATCGACCGCGGCATCCCAACTGGCACAGATGGCCGTCCGGTCGAAGCATTTCAGGACATCGTCTTCGCCGACCCGGAAGAGAACTTCACCGAGCTCGAAGCGCATTTGGTGCGTGCCAGCCTCCAGCACGAATTTTCCGAGAACGTAAAGGGGGTCTTCAGCGCGTTCTACGGCGATTACGACAAGGTCTATTCGAATGTCTACGCGTCGGGATACGATCAGGCGAACACGCCGGACGTGGTGACGCTCGATGGCTATATCGACACCACCCAGCGCCAGAACCTGATCCTCACCGGCAACATCATCAGCGAGTTCGATACCGGATCGGTGGAGCACACGCTGCTCGTGGGCGGCGAATACATCGCGACCTCTTCCGACCAGGACCGGTTCAACGCGTTCTGGAACACCACCCAAGACGACAACGAGATCTTCTCGGTCCAGCGCCCGCTCAACCTGCGCGGCAATGTCGGCGTGAACGCGCTCGGCCAGCAGACGATCAACGACTACACCGCCGATTTGAACGACTTCACGCAAGTCGAAATCGACGTGCTCTCGCTCTACATTCAGGACGAAATCGAACTCACCGACTGGCTCAATGTCGTCATCGGTGGCCGTTTTGACAGCTTCGATATCGAAGTGCTCAATGTGCCGGCAAACGAGCTGCGCACCCGCAAGGATGAAGAATTCTCACCACGCGGCGGGATCATCATCAAGCCGCAGGAGAATATCTCGATCTATGCGAGTTATTCGGAAAGCTTCCTGCCGCGCTCGGGCGAGCAGTTCGCCAATATCAACGGTGCGAACAATGCGCTCGATCCCGACACATTTACCAATCTCGAAGCGGGCCTGAAGTGGGATTTCCGCGAGAAGCTGAGCCTAACCGCGGCGATCTTCGAGATCGAACAGAGCTCTCCCCAACCCAATGACAACGATCCTGCAACGCTCGACGTGATCGACAGCAATATCCAGGGTTTTGAACTCCAGCTCCAGGGCGAAGTGATGCCGGGCTGGCAAGTTTCGGCAGGCTACAGCTTCCTCGACGGCGAGCAGGTTAGCCGCACCGGCCCCACCGGCCTGCGTCCGCGCGAGCTGCCGGAAAACTTGTTTTCGCTCTGGAACCAGATCGAACTTACGGATCGCGTCGGGATCGGCCTCGGCCTCACCCATCAGGATGAAAGCTTCATCGACAACGGCAATAACGCCGTGCTGCCCGCCTACACTCGCGTGGACGCGGCGGCGTATTTCGATGTGACCGACAATCTGCGGCTGCAGGTGAATGTCGAGAACGTAACCGACACGCTCTACTTCCCCAACGCCCACGCGACGCATCAGGCGAGCGTCGGTGCGCCGCTCAATGCGCGCATTGCGCTGACGGGGCGGTTTTAG